In Maridesulfovibrio sp., the following proteins share a genomic window:
- a CDS encoding LysE family translocator has product MQENFWAFLIFVIVMTGTPGPGNIASMALGQAVGFKRSIPFLSGVVIGGATMDILTAIGLAELFMSYPQVSGVLKIGGMIYILYLAWKVLNMQANSSGEPKAFKFTEGLALHPLNPKHYAMAVSAFSQFADPSAGKFTEVMIFVATFTIVGGAFHCLWCFAGESFMKLLRSPAVRHTVNISMVVLMVGATAYALYK; this is encoded by the coding sequence ATGCAAGAAAATTTCTGGGCTTTCCTTATCTTCGTTATCGTCATGACCGGCACTCCCGGTCCGGGAAACATAGCTTCCATGGCTCTTGGTCAGGCGGTAGGGTTCAAACGTTCAATTCCGTTTCTGTCCGGTGTGGTCATCGGCGGCGCAACAATGGATATACTGACCGCCATAGGCCTTGCAGAACTGTTCATGAGCTACCCACAGGTCTCAGGAGTACTTAAAATCGGCGGTATGATCTATATTCTCTACCTTGCCTGGAAGGTTCTTAATATGCAGGCAAACTCCTCAGGAGAGCCGAAAGCATTCAAGTTTACTGAAGGACTGGCACTGCATCCGCTGAACCCGAAACATTATGCCATGGCTGTTTCAGCATTTTCGCAGTTTGCAGATCCAAGTGCGGGCAAGTTCACTGAAGTAATGATATTTGTGGCCACTTTTACCATAGTCGGAGGCGCGTTTCATTGCCTGTGGTGCTTTGCCGGCGAATCGTTTATGAAGTTGTTACGCTCCCCGGCTGTGCGCCATACCGTGAATATTTCCATGGTGGTGCTCATGGTCGGGGCTACGGCTTACGCTTTATATAAATAG
- a CDS encoding 5'-methylthioadenosine/adenosylhomocysteine nucleosidase → MKIGIIAAMEEELALLVNRLEGPSTEVFGQFIYYTGSIGGIEVALFLCGIGKVNAAVGTTLLLDKFKPDYLINTGVAGAFPGDIKIGDIVVSSEVRHYDADATAFNYEMGQIPKMPAAYQADKLLLGLAQKAWINEGSISLHQGPILSGDSFIHTQQQISQIEQKFPDVMAVEMEGAAIAQTGFLFNVPFILIRSISDKVREDGSSAVYEASMERVAANSVRMVLSMLKEL, encoded by the coding sequence TTGAAGATAGGAATCATTGCGGCAATGGAAGAAGAACTTGCATTGCTGGTTAACAGGCTGGAAGGACCCAGTACCGAAGTTTTCGGGCAATTTATTTATTATACCGGGAGCATCGGCGGAATTGAGGTTGCCCTGTTTCTTTGCGGGATAGGGAAAGTTAATGCCGCAGTGGGGACAACTCTGCTGCTTGATAAATTCAAGCCGGATTACCTTATTAATACTGGGGTTGCCGGGGCTTTTCCGGGAGATATAAAAATAGGTGATATAGTCGTTTCATCGGAAGTGCGTCATTATGATGCCGATGCAACTGCTTTTAACTATGAGATGGGGCAGATTCCAAAGATGCCCGCCGCATATCAGGCTGATAAGCTTTTACTCGGGTTGGCGCAAAAGGCATGGATCAACGAGGGCAGCATCAGTTTGCATCAGGGACCGATTCTATCAGGAGATTCGTTTATCCATACCCAGCAGCAGATTTCTCAGATTGAACAGAAATTTCCTGACGTAATGGCTGTTGAAATGGAAGGTGCGGCCATAGCCCAGACCGGATTTCTGTTCAATGTGCCTTTCATCCTGATCCGTTCTATTTCAGATAAAGTGCGCGAAGATGGAAGCAGTGCGGTTTACGAAGCCAGTATGGAAAGAGTCGCCGCCAATTCCGTACGCATGGTTTTGTCTATGCTGAAGGAGTTATGA
- a CDS encoding GAF domain-containing protein: MGVTRLYKAIFEITRAVNSSLEPEKVLNSIAEKVATEMELKGCFIRLLDRKGEVLKADASYGLSERYEKKGPVEVSKSRLDQEVLEGKIVSIADVRKDDRFQYPEEAAKEGLCSLVVLPLTARGKKVIGVLRVYSAELREFSEDELDFLKCVADLSGLALENARMYSALKRASELANDYIYRVDDL; the protein is encoded by the coding sequence ATGGGTGTAACCAGACTCTACAAAGCAATTTTTGAAATCACCAGAGCTGTTAACTCCAGCCTGGAGCCGGAAAAAGTTCTGAACAGCATTGCCGAGAAAGTGGCAACTGAAATGGAACTGAAAGGTTGTTTTATCAGACTTCTTGATCGCAAGGGTGAAGTTCTCAAAGCAGACGCGTCTTACGGTCTGAGCGAACGTTATGAAAAAAAAGGTCCTGTTGAGGTTTCCAAGAGCCGTCTGGACCAGGAAGTTCTCGAAGGTAAGATCGTATCTATTGCAGATGTAAGAAAGGATGACCGCTTCCAGTATCCAGAAGAAGCCGCCAAAGAAGGTCTTTGCTCCCTCGTTGTTCTTCCCCTCACCGCACGTGGTAAAAAAGTCATCGGAGTTCTGCGCGTATACTCTGCTGAACTGCGTGAGTTCTCCGAAGATGAACTGGACTTCCTCAAATGCGTTGCCGACCTTTCCGGACTGGCTCTTGAAAATGCCCGTATGTATAGCGCTCTGAAGCGTGCAAGTGAATTGGCTAACGATTACATCTACCGCGTCGACGATTTGTAG
- a CDS encoding NAD(P)-dependent oxidoreductase, which produces MSKKIGWIGTGVMGSSMCMHLLKAGNEAFVYNRTKSKADQLVAEGATWCESPAEVAKQADIIFTIVGYPTDVEQTILGENGVLANAESGKIIVDMTTSEPVLAERIAEEAAAKGVGALDAPVSGGDLGARNATLAIMVGGEQKTFDEVNPLFEVMGSNIRLMGKAGAGQHTKMCNQILIAGTMIGVVESLLYSYKAGMDLNEVIDVIGSGAAGSWSINNLGRRIADGDFNPGFFIKHFVKDMGIALDEAKRMNLALPGLALVNQFYISAMGMGYEELGTQALYKVLEKMNKN; this is translated from the coding sequence ATGAGTAAAAAAATCGGATGGATCGGAACCGGTGTAATGGGCAGCTCCATGTGCATGCACCTCCTTAAGGCAGGCAATGAAGCTTTCGTATACAACCGCACAAAATCTAAAGCTGACCAGCTTGTTGCTGAAGGCGCAACATGGTGTGAATCCCCGGCTGAAGTGGCCAAGCAGGCTGATATAATCTTTACCATTGTCGGCTATCCCACTGATGTGGAACAGACTATTCTCGGTGAAAATGGCGTGCTTGCTAATGCCGAAAGCGGTAAAATCATAGTAGACATGACCACCTCTGAACCGGTTCTAGCTGAACGCATAGCTGAAGAAGCGGCAGCAAAAGGCGTTGGCGCACTGGATGCCCCTGTCTCCGGCGGAGACCTCGGAGCACGCAACGCAACTCTGGCCATTATGGTCGGTGGTGAACAGAAAACTTTTGATGAAGTTAATCCCCTTTTTGAAGTAATGGGCAGCAACATCAGGCTCATGGGCAAAGCTGGCGCAGGTCAGCACACCAAGATGTGCAACCAGATTCTTATTGCCGGAACCATGATCGGGGTAGTTGAATCCCTGCTCTACTCCTACAAAGCCGGTATGGATCTAAATGAGGTTATCGATGTAATCGGCTCCGGTGCCGCCGGATCATGGTCCATCAACAACCTTGGCCGTCGCATTGCGGATGGTGATTTCAATCCTGGATTTTTCATCAAGCACTTTGTAAAAGATATGGGTATCGCCCTTGATGAAGCCAAACGCATGAACCTTGCACTGCCTGGTCTGGCACTGGTCAACCAGTTCTACATATCAGCCATGGGAATGGGATATGAGGAGCTGGGAACACAGGCTTTGTATAAGGTTCTTGAAAAAATGAATAAAAATTAG
- a CDS encoding 4Fe-4S dicluster domain-containing protein produces the protein MGHIIGKDIYRQLGDKVDGTTVRMPWSDSMREMLKALYSTAEAELIVRMPYRPSSLDRIAKLTGTDERTLRPMLESMCNKGLVCDLWEKDKYLYMISPFVIGFFEFTMMRTKGELDSAKWAELFSAYMFGDKSFFDANFGNDEQISVMRALPHEGTIRNVDHVEVLDYEKASFLVEQQSRFAVGICSCRHEKMHLGEQKCGIDLETCTSMGDAADFLIRNNFAREISRSEMDDIMARSRELGFTLTSDNVREGAGFFCHCCGCCCNLMNGIKYSGYPGILVSSTFIAEIELADCNGCGKCARACPIDAITIQKEEVPGSSKPRRYAQINKKICLGCGVCALKCPTGALQMDKREQRVIHPEDSFERVILQSLERGTLQNLIFDNPNSRSEDFMRSLLGGFLKLSPVKKGLMSEALRSRFLSTLRKVSS, from the coding sequence ATGGGACACATCATCGGAAAAGATATCTACCGCCAACTAGGTGATAAAGTGGACGGAACCACCGTGCGTATGCCGTGGTCAGATTCCATGCGTGAAATGCTTAAAGCTCTTTATTCCACTGCGGAGGCGGAGCTGATTGTGCGCATGCCTTACCGTCCGTCATCCCTTGACCGTATAGCCAAGTTGACCGGTACGGATGAGAGAACTCTCCGGCCTATGCTTGAATCCATGTGTAATAAAGGGCTGGTCTGCGATTTATGGGAGAAGGATAAGTATCTTTATATGATCAGTCCTTTTGTTATAGGTTTTTTTGAGTTTACCATGATGCGCACCAAGGGCGAACTTGATTCCGCAAAATGGGCCGAGTTGTTCAGTGCCTACATGTTTGGGGACAAGTCCTTTTTTGATGCAAATTTCGGTAACGATGAACAGATTTCCGTTATGCGTGCATTGCCCCACGAAGGAACCATTCGCAACGTGGACCATGTTGAGGTGCTCGATTACGAAAAGGCTTCCTTTTTGGTTGAGCAGCAGAGCCGTTTTGCGGTCGGTATATGTTCCTGCCGTCACGAGAAGATGCACCTTGGTGAACAGAAATGCGGCATCGACCTCGAAACATGTACTTCCATGGGAGATGCTGCTGATTTTCTGATCCGTAATAATTTCGCGCGTGAGATTTCTCGTTCGGAAATGGATGATATCATGGCCCGTTCACGGGAACTTGGTTTTACACTTACTTCCGATAATGTCCGTGAGGGAGCAGGTTTTTTCTGCCATTGCTGCGGATGCTGCTGCAATCTGATGAACGGGATCAAATATTCAGGCTATCCGGGAATACTTGTTTCTTCCACCTTCATTGCTGAAATTGAACTTGCAGATTGCAATGGTTGTGGAAAATGTGCGCGCGCCTGCCCTATAGATGCCATTACCATTCAGAAAGAAGAAGTTCCCGGATCATCCAAACCGCGCCGCTATGCTCAAATAAACAAGAAGATCTGCCTTGGTTGCGGCGTCTGCGCTCTCAAGTGTCCTACCGGGGCCTTGCAGATGGATAAACGCGAACAAAGGGTCATTCATCCCGAAGACAGTTTTGAGCGGGTCATCCTGCAATCCCTTGAGCGGGGAACCTTGCAAAACCTTATTTTTGACAACCCCAACAGCCGCAGTGAAGATTTCATGCGCTCCCTACTGGGCGGTTTCCTTAAACTTTCTCCGGTAAAAAAAGGTCTTATGAGTGAAGCTCTGCGCTCCAGGTTCTTGAGTACCCTGCGTAAAGTTTCATCCTGA
- a CDS encoding alpha/beta hydrolase: MRRLISFFILFVLLAGCGQKSLPDSVQYLTPLPKQVVQVDDVQLAYRIFGEGPPLLMIMGYGGTMDLWDAAMIRELSREHTVIIFDNRGMGGSGKGTEEISIKRMAADSAGLLRVLGYEQADVFGWSMGGLIAQEMTLNYPDKVIKLVLLGTSCAAQPVEEVTHRLLKMDIQELLSHFFPKGWVEKNPDALAKLPRQAGPADPAVIRAQADAMIEWEGCCSRLSYLEKPTLIISGLEDDILPEQLSVQISEQVGGSWLVRYKNATHWLMYQDPEGLGSTVNNFLKVKQNLFVH, encoded by the coding sequence ATGCGTCGTTTGATATCATTTTTTATACTGTTCGTGTTGCTGGCTGGGTGCGGGCAAAAGAGTTTGCCGGACTCAGTTCAATATCTGACCCCCTTACCTAAACAGGTTGTGCAGGTTGATGATGTGCAGCTTGCCTACCGTATTTTCGGCGAAGGTCCGCCCCTGCTAATGATTATGGGTTATGGCGGAACTATGGATTTATGGGATGCTGCAATGATCCGTGAGCTTTCCAGAGAACATACGGTAATCATCTTTGATAACCGCGGTATGGGCGGGTCCGGCAAAGGAACCGAAGAAATCTCCATCAAGAGAATGGCTGCGGATAGCGCAGGGTTATTGCGCGTACTCGGCTATGAACAGGCAGATGTTTTCGGTTGGTCCATGGGCGGGCTGATCGCACAGGAAATGACTCTGAATTATCCGGATAAAGTCATTAAACTGGTCCTGCTGGGAACGTCTTGTGCTGCGCAGCCAGTAGAGGAGGTCACACACAGGTTGTTGAAAATGGATATACAGGAACTTCTAAGCCATTTTTTCCCGAAGGGATGGGTTGAAAAAAATCCCGATGCGCTGGCCAAGCTGCCGCGACAGGCTGGTCCGGCTGATCCGGCAGTAATACGGGCTCAGGCCGATGCAATGATAGAATGGGAAGGATGTTGCAGCAGATTGTCCTATCTGGAAAAACCCACACTTATTATCTCAGGTCTGGAAGATGATATTCTGCCTGAACAGCTGAGTGTTCAAATTTCAGAACAGGTTGGAGGAAGCTGGTTGGTGCGCTATAAAAATGCAACTCACTGGCTGATGTACCAAGATCCTGAAGGGCTTGGGTCTACAGTGAATAATTTCCTCAAAGTAAAGCAAAACCTGTTTGTGCATTAA
- a CDS encoding radical SAM protein, whose protein sequence is MPTTIFKHPEPEYSKTRIWPVFMPFMGCPTKCIYCSQDRQTGAGTKTLAEIYQAIEQEIPAFFAGNKRSPLELAFFGGTFTALPFEWQMRFVQLAQKFKKQGYLTKIRCSTRPDCIDPQQLNFLRNAGLDMIELGIQSFSAKVLRRSARNYSPQTAINACRTVRESGLSLGIQLLPGLPGTENGDFRHDISQTIELSPDAVRIYPCLTVKGTGLERLYLAGKYIPWSLIRTEEELAPALLRLWMHKIQVIRIGVAHEEGFEKSIVAGPVHPALGQKIRSKALYLYLRTRLVISGSTIDRIIVPQKYSGELWGHKASLKSLYRKIHVSPLNTFFTASGIFKIILK, encoded by the coding sequence ATGCCCACAACAATTTTCAAACACCCTGAACCGGAATATTCAAAAACTCGTATATGGCCGGTTTTCATGCCTTTTATGGGTTGCCCTACAAAATGCATCTATTGTTCACAGGACAGGCAAACAGGGGCAGGCACTAAGACATTAGCCGAAATATATCAAGCAATTGAACAGGAAATACCCGCTTTTTTTGCTGGAAATAAACGTTCCCCCCTTGAACTTGCATTTTTTGGCGGCACCTTCACCGCCCTACCCTTTGAATGGCAGATGCGCTTCGTTCAACTGGCCCAAAAATTTAAGAAGCAGGGCTACCTGACTAAAATAAGATGCTCCACCCGTCCTGATTGCATTGATCCGCAACAACTAAATTTCCTCCGTAATGCCGGTCTGGATATGATTGAACTGGGCATCCAAAGTTTTTCAGCCAAAGTCCTGCGCCGCTCAGCACGCAATTACTCCCCGCAGACGGCAATTAACGCCTGCCGCACCGTACGGGAAAGCGGCCTGTCTCTTGGCATACAGCTTCTTCCCGGATTGCCGGGAACAGAAAATGGAGACTTCCGGCATGACATCAGCCAAACAATTGAGCTTAGCCCCGATGCCGTGCGCATATATCCATGCCTGACAGTGAAAGGTACCGGACTGGAAAGACTTTATCTCGCCGGTAAATATATTCCATGGTCACTGATACGTACCGAGGAAGAGCTGGCCCCAGCATTGTTGCGCTTATGGATGCATAAAATTCAAGTTATCCGCATCGGCGTCGCGCATGAAGAGGGTTTTGAAAAAAGTATTGTCGCAGGCCCCGTACATCCGGCATTGGGCCAGAAAATTCGCTCCAAAGCACTATACCTTTATTTGCGTACCCGGCTGGTAATATCCGGTTCAACTATTGATAGGATCATCGTCCCCCAAAAATATTCCGGAGAACTCTGGGGACATAAAGCAAGCTTAAAATCCCTCTACAGGAAAATCCATGTGTCTCCGCTAAATACTTTTTTTACAGCTTCAGGTATTTTCAAGATTATCCTTAAATAA
- a CDS encoding PLP-dependent aminotransferase family protein, with the protein MTKWIPELEESARPKFKRLADAIERDVYAGKLQPGDKLPTHRDLADDLKMNVSTITRGYAEAEKRGLVCGTVGRGTFIASDAITSSSMVSFEPHVRGMIELGMVNTFYDLDPDIQEGMRKLIRRRNLNAFLRYTDPQGLPEHREVGVEWAKRYRLETTAGNVLVCSGAQHALTCCLSSLFRAGDRIATDALIYPGMKTLANMLGIRLVPVPMDDHGMIPEQLARICRREKINGISLMPGVQNPTSVCMPLERREQIAMICCNHDLTIIEDDAYGLTVESDFPPVTSFAPERSVFIAGVSKSIAVGLRVAFMVAQGERFKQLAHAILNSVWMTPPLNVELIAQWIQDGTADITVKLKRQAARRRFEAVKDQLDGLGLGLGINPSGFFLWLSLPQSWKGYMVESRAREAGINIFGAEKFAVGGGPVPANIRLSLSGPKDIDELRKGLGILREIL; encoded by the coding sequence ATGACAAAATGGATACCTGAGCTGGAAGAAAGTGCCCGCCCGAAGTTCAAGCGGCTGGCAGATGCCATAGAGCGGGATGTTTATGCCGGAAAACTACAGCCCGGAGATAAATTGCCCACCCACCGTGATCTCGCTGATGATCTGAAGATGAACGTGAGCACGATCACCCGTGGATATGCGGAGGCTGAAAAAAGGGGGCTCGTCTGCGGCACTGTGGGCCGGGGAACATTTATAGCATCCGATGCGATCACGTCTTCATCAATGGTCAGCTTCGAACCGCACGTGCGGGGCATGATTGAGCTGGGAATGGTCAATACTTTTTATGATCTGGACCCGGACATTCAGGAAGGCATGAGGAAATTGATAAGGCGGCGTAATTTGAATGCCTTTCTGCGCTACACCGATCCGCAGGGTTTGCCGGAACACCGCGAAGTTGGCGTGGAATGGGCTAAACGATACCGTTTGGAAACAACTGCCGGAAATGTTCTGGTCTGTTCCGGGGCACAGCATGCGTTGACTTGTTGTTTAAGCAGCCTGTTCCGGGCCGGGGACCGCATTGCCACCGATGCGCTGATCTATCCGGGCATGAAGACTCTTGCCAATATGCTTGGAATCAGGTTGGTCCCGGTTCCTATGGATGATCATGGTATGATTCCCGAACAGCTGGCTAGAATCTGTCGCCGGGAAAAGATTAACGGCATCTCGCTCATGCCCGGTGTGCAGAATCCGACTTCGGTCTGTATGCCACTTGAACGCCGGGAGCAGATTGCCATGATCTGCTGTAATCATGATCTGACTATAATTGAAGATGATGCCTATGGATTGACGGTTGAAAGCGATTTTCCCCCTGTCACTTCCTTTGCGCCGGAACGTAGTGTCTTTATTGCAGGAGTTTCCAAGTCCATTGCTGTTGGATTAAGGGTGGCTTTCATGGTTGCGCAAGGGGAGCGTTTTAAACAGCTCGCCCATGCGATCCTCAATTCTGTATGGATGACTCCACCGTTGAATGTGGAGCTTATTGCGCAATGGATTCAGGATGGAACTGCTGATATTACGGTAAAACTTAAACGTCAGGCTGCGCGGCGCCGTTTTGAAGCGGTAAAGGACCAGCTGGATGGTCTGGGGCTGGGGCTGGGTATTAATCCCAGCGGATTTTTCCTCTGGCTTTCCCTGCCGCAATCGTGGAAAGGATATATGGTCGAATCACGTGCCCGTGAAGCAGGGATCAATATTTTCGGGGCTGAGAAATTTGCAGTGGGCGGAGGACCAGTTCCAGCCAATATCAGGTTATCCCTGAGCGGTCCCAAGGATATCGACGAGTTGCGCAAGGGGCTTGGGATTTTACGAGAAATACTGTAA
- the gap gene encoding type I glyceraldehyde-3-phosphate dehydrogenase yields MSKVKVGINGFGRIGRQALKTIWERHRDTVEVVAVNDLFDINTNAALFARDTNYGKFPAEVKVEGNTMYVGSDFVIKNFAERDPRQIPWGECGVDIVLECTGIFRTGPTAAQHLEGGAKKVVISAPAKEEDITVVMGVNHKDYDPAKHTIISNASCTTNCLAPIVKTMHEKFGIDKGVMTTVHAYTNDQRILDQPHKDLRRARAAACNMIPTSTGAAKAVALVIPEMAGRFEGYSVRVPTPTVSLVDFVAVLKTDTTTEELKATLKAASEGELKGIMGYSVEPLVSSDFLADPRSGIVEADFTVVQGGNLAKVYAWYDNEWGYSCRLADLIDYMAKCGI; encoded by the coding sequence ATGAGCAAAGTAAAAGTAGGTATTAACGGTTTCGGCCGTATCGGTCGTCAGGCTCTGAAAACTATATGGGAAAGGCATCGTGACACTGTTGAAGTTGTCGCAGTCAACGACCTTTTCGATATCAACACCAACGCTGCCCTTTTCGCACGCGACACCAACTATGGTAAATTTCCCGCTGAAGTCAAAGTCGAAGGGAACACCATGTATGTTGGTTCCGACTTCGTGATTAAAAACTTCGCTGAGCGTGATCCCCGCCAGATTCCCTGGGGTGAATGCGGTGTGGATATTGTTCTTGAGTGTACCGGTATTTTCAGAACCGGCCCTACCGCTGCGCAGCATCTTGAAGGCGGAGCTAAGAAAGTTGTTATTTCCGCTCCTGCCAAGGAAGAAGATATTACCGTTGTAATGGGTGTTAACCACAAGGATTACGATCCTGCTAAACATACCATTATTTCCAACGCTTCCTGCACTACCAACTGCCTCGCTCCTATTGTTAAGACCATGCACGAGAAGTTCGGTATTGATAAAGGTGTTATGACAACTGTTCACGCATACACCAACGACCAGCGTATTCTCGACCAGCCCCACAAGGACCTGCGTCGCGCCCGCGCTGCTGCCTGCAACATGATCCCCACCTCCACCGGTGCGGCGAAAGCTGTTGCTCTTGTAATCCCCGAAATGGCAGGCCGTTTCGAAGGTTACTCCGTGCGTGTTCCTACACCCACAGTATCCCTTGTTGACTTCGTTGCAGTGCTCAAGACCGACACCACCACCGAAGAACTCAAGGCTACCCTGAAAGCTGCTTCCGAAGGCGAACTCAAGGGCATCATGGGCTACTCCGTAGAGCCTCTCGTTTCCTCCGACTTCCTTGCTGATCCCCGCTCCGGTATCGTCGAAGCAGACTTCACCGTTGTGCAGGGCGGCAATCTCGCCAAGGTTTACGCATGGTACGACAACGAATGGGGTTACTCCTGCCGCTTGGCGGATCTCATTGACTACATGGCCAAATGCGGAATTTAA
- a CDS encoding S-ribosylhomocysteine lyase, with product MNKIESFKIDHTKLKRGVYVSRRDEIGAENVTTFDLRVKEPNNEPALSPAVAHTLEHIGATFLRNHAEYGDKIIYFGPMGCLTGFYLLLNGRYDSKDVVELIQELFRFAADFEGDIPGASAVECGNYTLMDLPGAKEEAAKYYAEVLDGIGKDNLIYP from the coding sequence ATGAATAAAATTGAAAGCTTTAAAATAGACCACACAAAACTTAAACGAGGTGTTTATGTTTCCCGTCGTGATGAAATCGGCGCTGAAAATGTGACCACTTTTGATCTGCGGGTAAAAGAACCCAATAATGAACCCGCGCTATCCCCGGCGGTTGCGCATACTTTGGAGCACATCGGGGCAACTTTTTTGCGTAACCATGCAGAGTATGGCGATAAAATTATTTATTTTGGGCCCATGGGATGCCTTACCGGATTTTATCTGCTGCTTAATGGTCGTTACGATTCAAAGGATGTTGTGGAATTGATTCAGGAGCTGTTCCGGTTCGCGGCGGATTTTGAGGGCGATATTCCTGGTGCTTCCGCTGTCGAGTGTGGGAACTACACCCTCATGGATCTGCCCGGCGCAAAGGAGGAGGCGGCAAAGTACTATGCTGAAGTGCTGGATGGAATCGGGAAAGATAATTTGATTTATCCATAG
- a CDS encoding FAD-dependent oxidoreductase: MSTLSAEEKYRNFIPDESRKYLEKLFADFKRTVTIEVFTADGKHREYNEFTLNICRAFNVMSDKIELHEYAMDSEMAKKRNIITSPTVLISPDEYNIRFLGAPAGEEGRALVESLKLASKGAEEISDSTKETLESLEEDRLVKIFASPSCPYCPGQAINAFKAAVTRPDKISVWNISTLDNENMAREYNVGSVPHTDINNTVTFTGLEPEEKFMLQLLYLKPLEDVLEDRKTAKNDKSVEDVYEDIDLVIIGGGPAGMGAGIYAKRSGLSCIILEKQGVGGQVALTPKVENYPGFTNIQGFELVEILGAHAREYTEIHQFAEVSDVKYGSRIEITTEEKTYCAKGVLLATGVNVRMLDVPGEDKFYGHGVSYCATCDGNFYKGGKGIIVGGGNTALTDALHLRHLGIETTIVHRGDKFRAEKVLQDSVEREGIEIMWNSQVTEIIGEDQVESARIVSKDGTETIKDTDVVFVAIGQTANTELAEKLGVELREDGFIKVDQTQRTSVERVYAAGDVTGGVRQIITATGQGAAAALTAFDDFTRLFDDTATPKKNIW; this comes from the coding sequence ATGAGCACACTTAGCGCTGAAGAAAAATATCGCAATTTCATCCCGGACGAGAGCCGCAAATATCTTGAAAAACTCTTTGCCGATTTTAAACGTACCGTAACAATTGAAGTATTCACAGCTGACGGAAAACACCGCGAATACAACGAATTCACTCTGAATATATGCCGGGCTTTCAATGTAATGAGTGATAAAATAGAATTGCACGAATATGCCATGGACAGTGAAATGGCTAAAAAACGCAATATCATCACCTCCCCCACTGTGCTGATTTCACCGGATGAATATAACATCCGTTTTCTCGGCGCACCTGCCGGAGAAGAGGGTCGCGCTTTGGTTGAATCACTAAAACTGGCATCAAAGGGTGCTGAGGAAATTTCCGATTCCACAAAAGAAACTCTTGAATCTCTGGAAGAAGACAGGCTTGTCAAAATTTTCGCCAGCCCGTCCTGTCCATACTGTCCGGGACAAGCCATCAATGCTTTCAAGGCAGCAGTGACAAGACCAGATAAAATTTCGGTATGGAATATATCCACTCTCGATAATGAAAATATGGCCCGTGAATATAATGTTGGATCCGTGCCGCATACCGATATCAACAATACGGTCACTTTTACCGGACTGGAACCTGAAGAAAAATTCATGTTGCAATTGCTTTATCTCAAGCCGCTTGAGGATGTGCTTGAAGACCGGAAAACCGCTAAAAACGATAAATCCGTTGAAGACGTATATGAAGATATCGATCTGGTTATCATCGGCGGAGGGCCTGCCGGCATGGGTGCAGGAATATACGCCAAACGTAGCGGCCTGAGCTGCATTATTCTTGAAAAACAGGGCGTCGGCGGACAGGTGGCCCTCACACCCAAAGTTGAAAACTATCCCGGATTCACCAATATTCAAGGCTTTGAACTGGTAGAGATTCTCGGAGCGCATGCCCGGGAATACACCGAAATTCACCAATTCGCTGAAGTAAGTGATGTGAAGTATGGTTCCCGCATTGAAATCACGACAGAAGAAAAGACCTACTGTGCTAAAGGGGTACTGCTGGCCACCGGAGTCAACGTGCGCATGCTCGATGTTCCGGGTGAGGATAAATTCTATGGTCACGGGGTTAGTTATTGCGCCACGTGTGATGGTAACTTTTACAAAGGCGGCAAGGGAATTATCGTCGGCGGCGGTAATACAGCCCTGACCGATGCCCTGCACCTTAGACATCTGGGAATAGAAACAACCATTGTTCACCGGGGCGACAAATTCCGCGCCGAAAAAGTTCTGCAGGATTCGGTTGAACGCGAAGGAATCGAAATCATGTGGAACAGCCAGGTTACGGAAATCATCGGTGAAGATCAGGTTGAATCCGCACGGATAGTAAGCAAAGACGGCACCGAAACCATCAAGGATACCGACGTAGTCTTCGTGGCGATCGGTCAGACAGCCAATACCGAACTGGCGGAAAAACTGGGAGTTGAACTACGCGAGGACGGCTTCATCAAAGTTGATCAGACCCAGCGTACCAGCGTGGAACGTGTATACGCTGCCGGAGACGTGACCGGTGGAGTGCGCCAGATCATCACCGCGACCGGGCAAGGAGCTGCTGCGGCATTGACCGCCTTCGATGATTTCACCAGACTATTCGATGATACAGCTACTCCTAAGAAAAATATTTGGTAA